The following coding sequences lie in one Apium graveolens cultivar Ventura chromosome 3, ASM990537v1, whole genome shotgun sequence genomic window:
- the LOC141712752 gene encoding uncharacterized protein LOC141712752 codes for MGSRLGRRVVNFANLPIKLLMPTSFSNITEIALKTIPSASKIEIKRVLESLYGFEVEKVQTLNMDGKKKKRGGILFAKPDYKKAYVTLKNPLSISPDLFPIRLIEEDKKNLNKQSKSSFVEGDEAKKKSHWLEGNGKPEVSGGRWRGRDRVGHPGGGRDRGASQGGGSSGQVKFPWSSMKSSSR; via the exons ATGGGAAGCCGATTGGGAAGAAGAGTTGTCAACTTTGCAAACTTACCCATCAAGCTGTTAATGCCTACTTCTTTCTCTAACATCACTGAAATTGCCCTCAAAACCATCCCCTCTGCTTCTAAG ATTGAAATTAAAAGGGTTTTGGAGTCACTTTATGGCTTTGAAGTGGAAAAGGTTCAAACTTTGAACATGGATGGTAAGAAGAAGAAGAGGGGTGGGATTTTATTTGCTAAACCTGATTATAAAAAGGCGTATGTCACGTTGAAAAACCCATTGTCGATTTCGCCTGATTTGTTTCCGATTCGGTTGAttgaggaagataaaaagaaCTTGAATAAGCAATCCAAGTCTAGTTTTGTGGAGGGTGATGAGGCTAAGAAGAAGTCACATTGGCTTGAAGGGAATGGAAAGCCTGAAGTAAGTGGTGGACGCTGGCGTGGTAGAGATCGTGTTGGTCACCCGGGCGGGGGTAGAGATCGTGGTGCTAGCCAGGGAGGTGGCAGCAGTGGACAAGTGAAGTTCCCATGGAGCAGTATGAAGTCTTCATCTAGGTAG